A region of Flavobacteriales bacterium DNA encodes the following proteins:
- a CDS encoding ketoacyl-ACP synthase III: protein MFNSKIIGTGHYVPQTKVSNDDLSQMMDTNDEWIQERTGIQERRWADKALDESATTMAVKASEMAIQKAGLKNEEIDFIVFATLSPDYYFPGGGVQLQHLLGMPTVGALDVRAQCSGFIYAISVADQFIKTGMYKNVLVVGAESQSGLLDKTTRGRNMAVIFGDGAGAAVLTRTEDNSKGVLSTHLHSEGQYAEELALLSPNPSKWVKHFENNEEDLSYYPYMNGPFVFKHAVTRFSEAIVEGLEQNKIEAQDIDLLIPHQANLRISQFVQKKFKLSDDQVFNNIQKYGNTTAASIAIALSEAVEEGKIKEDDLVVLAAFGSGFTWGSVILRW from the coding sequence ATGTTTAATTCAAAGATTATAGGAACAGGGCATTACGTTCCTCAAACTAAGGTGTCTAATGATGATTTATCTCAAATGATGGACACCAATGATGAATGGATTCAAGAAAGAACAGGAATACAGGAGAGAAGATGGGCAGATAAAGCATTAGATGAGTCTGCAACAACAATGGCAGTAAAGGCCAGTGAAATGGCAATTCAAAAGGCAGGATTAAAAAACGAGGAAATCGACTTTATCGTTTTTGCTACTTTAAGTCCAGATTATTATTTTCCAGGAGGAGGAGTACAATTACAACATCTATTAGGTATGCCTACTGTTGGAGCTTTGGATGTAAGAGCGCAATGCTCTGGGTTTATTTATGCTATATCAGTGGCTGACCAATTCATCAAAACCGGGATGTATAAGAATGTACTAGTGGTAGGAGCCGAGTCTCAATCGGGGTTGTTGGATAAAACAACTAGAGGTAGAAATATGGCAGTAATATTTGGTGATGGAGCTGGAGCTGCTGTGTTAACAAGAACGGAAGACAATTCAAAAGGGGTATTGTCTACGCATCTCCACTCTGAAGGGCAATATGCTGAAGAGCTCGCTTTACTTAGTCCTAATCCATCTAAGTGGGTTAAACATTTTGAAAATAATGAAGAAGATTTAAGCTATTACCCATATATGAATGGTCCTTTTGTTTTTAAACATGCAGTAACTCGTTTTTCTGAAGCAATTGTAGAGGGACTTGAGCAAAATAAAATTGAAGCTCAAGATATTGACCTATTAATACCGCATCAAGCCAACTTAAGAATCTCTCAGTTTGTACAAAAAAAGTTTAAACTTTCAGATGATCAAGTGTTTAATAACATTCAAAAATATGGAAATACAACAGCTGCATCCATAGCAATTGCGTTATCCGAAGCTGTTGAAGAAGGGAAAATCAAAGAAGATGATTTGGTTGTTTTGGCTGCTTTTGGAAGTGGGTTCACTTGGGGAAGTGTTATTTTACGTTGGTAA
- a CDS encoding O-methyltransferase, which yields MDFIPAQIDEFSEAHTTPENELLYDLNRQTHLQVMIPRMLSGHMQGRILSLFSHMATPKNILEIGTYTGYSALCLAEGMQKGGKLITIDKNEELEDFTQSYFDKSEYKEQIDFRIGNAMEIIPDLDLEFDLIFIDADKINYSNYFDLVIDKTTKGGYIIADNVLWSGKVAEPIAPNDKDTQAMVDYCKKIQDDERVENILMPVRDGLMIARKL from the coding sequence ATGGACTTTATACCAGCTCAAATAGATGAATTTTCAGAAGCGCATACAACTCCTGAAAATGAGTTATTATATGATTTGAATCGCCAAACTCATCTACAAGTTATGATCCCCAGAATGCTTTCTGGGCATATGCAAGGTCGAATTTTGAGTCTCTTTAGTCATATGGCAACCCCTAAAAATATTTTAGAAATAGGAACTTATACCGGTTATAGTGCTTTATGCTTAGCTGAGGGTATGCAGAAAGGAGGAAAGCTCATAACGATTGATAAAAACGAAGAGTTAGAAGATTTTACGCAATCTTACTTTGATAAAAGTGAATACAAAGAACAAATTGATTTCAGAATTGGAAATGCAATGGAAATAATCCCCGATTTAGATTTAGAATTTGATCTCATTTTTATTGATGCTGATAAAATAAATTACTCCAATTACTTTGATTTAGTCATTGATAAAACGACGAAAGGAGGATACATTATCGCTGATAACGTTTTATGGAGTGGTAAAGTCGCTGAACCTATCGCTCCTAATGATAAAGACACACAAGCAATGGTTGACTATTGTAAAAAAATACAAGATGATGAACGTGTTGAAAACATACTTATGCCAGTTAGGGATGGTTTAATGATTGCTAGAAAATTATAA
- a CDS encoding PKD domain-containing protein has translation MLDNITPIFAQEPNIFITSHLDGDNENCAFNIAGTVTHAITDSVVLTGNFAESPLTANLNNLNWDGTLTFNGGGNQTVTATAFYIDPVTQSSSCVYAAVDLIVNSPTASFSFNNTCQDETVAFTDASTPYGTTTLTSWNWDFGDGNTSTTPSPTHTYTTPGTKNVSLSIVSSDGCVATLTQTIDIYALPVTSFSANDTCLGDLTSFTNQTTISIGTIAAWAWDFGDGNTSTNQDDVHTYSADGVYQVSLTATSDNNCIISTTQQIEVFAEPLAAYSFTDDCLYEAVNFIDNSSINTGQIINWDWDFGDGNTSTDTSPNYTYTTDGTYTVTQIITSAHGCDDTLSQTITRFPVPAPSFTANPECLYTPITFVNTSTINAPDNISGWIWNFGDGSVLSSEQAPTHVYPSEGDYHVTLIASSNNGCVATFDDTITVHPVPVASFSATEVCENEPPTQFTNESTITSGSILTTTWDFGDGNLSSLPNPVNYYSQAGIYTTQLIVISNFGCEDTIENPITVLEKPTVEFSSDLLEGCSPLCINLNDLSTTNNSSMIAWDWNFGNNTTSNTSTPQVCFENNSNENDTTFNIELTVTNDLGCSETLLKENFITVFHNPIASFEASPPSTNMYLSNIEFNNNSIGADNYEWDFGDHETSNLFELSHTYQDTGKYTVTLIASTINNCIDTSELVIAIDAVTSIYVPNAFTPNGDGDNDIFNVVGYNLQQAELSIFDKWGTLIYFTDDLTRGWDGEHKTVPAKTDTYIWKLTVIDGFGATHHYKGHVILLR, from the coding sequence ATGTTAGACAACATCACACCGATATTTGCACAGGAGCCCAATATCTTTATCACCTCTCATTTAGATGGTGATAATGAAAACTGTGCCTTTAATATTGCAGGTACTGTTACCCACGCTATTACCGATTCGGTTGTCTTAACAGGAAATTTTGCTGAGTCACCATTAACTGCTAACCTTAACAACCTTAATTGGGATGGGACATTAACTTTTAATGGTGGCGGAAACCAAACGGTAACAGCTACTGCTTTTTACATTGACCCTGTAACTCAATCCTCTTCTTGTGTATATGCTGCAGTAGACCTAATCGTAAACTCTCCTACAGCTAGTTTTTCATTCAACAACACCTGTCAAGATGAGACTGTAGCATTTACAGATGCTTCAACTCCCTATGGAACGACAACACTGACTTCTTGGAATTGGGATTTTGGAGACGGCAATACTTCTACTACACCTTCTCCTACTCATACCTATACTACCCCAGGAACAAAAAATGTCTCGCTAAGTATTGTCTCAAGTGATGGTTGTGTAGCTACATTAACACAAACCATTGATATTTATGCATTACCTGTTACTAGTTTCAGCGCTAATGATACTTGTTTAGGAGACCTTACAAGTTTCACTAATCAAACAACCATTTCAATTGGTACTATTGCTGCTTGGGCATGGGATTTCGGTGATGGCAACACCTCTACAAACCAAGATGACGTGCATACATACAGCGCTGACGGCGTTTATCAAGTTAGCCTAACTGCAACGAGTGATAATAACTGTATTATATCGACAACACAACAAATCGAAGTTTTTGCAGAACCACTTGCTGCTTATTCGTTTACTGATGACTGCTTGTATGAAGCGGTTAACTTTATTGATAACTCATCCATCAATACAGGGCAAATTATTAACTGGGATTGGGATTTTGGCGATGGAAATACGAGTACCGACACTTCTCCTAACTACACTTATACAACTGACGGAACTTATACCGTAACTCAAATTATTACCAGTGCTCATGGTTGTGACGATACCTTGAGTCAAACGATTACCAGATTCCCTGTTCCTGCACCAAGTTTTACTGCAAATCCTGAGTGTTTATATACTCCTATTACTTTTGTTAATACCTCAACAATTAATGCTCCTGATAATATTTCTGGATGGATATGGAATTTTGGGGATGGAAGTGTATTGAGTTCAGAACAGGCCCCAACACATGTTTACCCGTCTGAAGGAGATTATCATGTTACCTTAATTGCCAGTTCAAACAATGGCTGTGTAGCGACTTTCGATGATACCATCACTGTTCATCCGGTTCCTGTTGCATCTTTTAGTGCTACTGAGGTTTGTGAAAATGAACCTCCTACTCAATTCACCAATGAATCTACAATTACTTCAGGGAGTATTCTAACAACTACTTGGGATTTTGGTGATGGAAACTTATCAAGTTTACCCAATCCTGTAAATTACTATTCACAAGCTGGAATATACACCACCCAGCTTATCGTAATCTCTAATTTTGGATGTGAAGATACCATCGAAAACCCAATAACAGTGTTAGAAAAACCAACGGTAGAATTTTCAAGTGACCTTTTAGAAGGCTGTTCTCCTTTATGTATTAATTTGAATGATTTAAGTACGACAAACAATTCTAGTATGATTGCTTGGGATTGGAATTTTGGAAATAATACCACCAGTAATACCTCTACCCCCCAAGTTTGCTTTGAAAATAACAGCAATGAAAATGATACAACTTTTAATATTGAACTAACAGTAACAAATGATTTAGGTTGTTCAGAAACCTTATTAAAAGAAAATTTCATTACTGTTTTTCATAACCCTATCGCTAGTTTTGAAGCTAGCCCACCAAGTACTAATATGTATTTATCGAATATTGAGTTTAACAATAACTCTATTGGGGCCGATAATTATGAATGGGATTTTGGTGATCATGAAACAAGTAATTTATTTGAGCTATCACACACCTATCAAGACACTGGTAAATATACAGTGACTTTAATTGCTAGTACAATCAACAATTGTATTGACACTAGCGAACTAGTTATTGCCATTGATGCCGTTACAAGTATATACGTTCCTAACGCTTTTACCCCCAATGGAGATGGTGACAATGATATCTTTAATGTTGTAGGTTATAATCTACAACAAGCAGAACTTTCTATTTTTGATAAATGGGGAACCTTAATTTATTTTACAGATGATCTCACTAGAGGCTGGGATGGAGAACATAAAACTGTTCCTGCCAAAACAGATACCTATATATGGAAGCTTACTGTAATTGATGGTTTTGGAGCAACACATCACTACAAGGGACATGTGATATTGTTGAGATAA